A window of Sutcliffiella cohnii contains these coding sequences:
- a CDS encoding phage minor capsid protein produces MRPSENQQLAMPTVQVFLEIEDQILTNIAKHIKKHRSLLNSQDIEGWRLLHLSELGTLTQQNIITIAKRSGLAVDEVSRLLEDVGYKSIAYVDQTLEEAVKNGAVVIPPGDPSGVFQNILLTYQNQATETFNLINSTMLQQSQQSYIDILNQTVGKVLTGTKTPQQALREALLKWTEKGIPALVDRAGKEWSTEAYISLVTRSMSNKVSNEMQFSRMDEYGVDLIEVSSHLGARPRCAPFQGKIYSRSGTSKKYPPLSETSYGEIAGLRGVNCGHVFYAYVEGVSIKRNEPFGVEENDEAYKQSQKQRYLERQIRHAKRELNMMSILGDEEGIEIAKQKVRERHDSMREFIQETGRNRRPDREQLGIKNPNVGGGKFRSKKDK; encoded by the coding sequence ATGAGGCCATCGGAGAATCAGCAACTAGCAATGCCGACCGTTCAAGTGTTTCTCGAGATTGAAGACCAAATATTGACTAATATAGCTAAACACATAAAAAAACATAGAAGTTTATTAAACTCTCAGGATATTGAAGGATGGCGTTTATTACACTTATCTGAATTAGGTACGTTAACTCAACAGAATATCATTACAATCGCTAAAAGAAGCGGACTAGCAGTTGATGAGGTGTCCAGGCTTCTTGAAGATGTGGGTTATAAGTCTATAGCTTATGTAGACCAAACTCTTGAAGAAGCAGTTAAAAACGGGGCAGTTGTTATCCCACCAGGAGATCCAAGTGGTGTGTTTCAAAATATATTGTTGACCTATCAAAATCAGGCAACTGAAACATTTAACCTTATAAATTCAACAATGTTACAACAATCCCAACAATCTTATATAGATATTTTAAACCAAACTGTTGGAAAGGTACTAACCGGCACCAAAACACCACAACAAGCACTTAGGGAAGCGTTATTAAAATGGACTGAAAAAGGTATTCCAGCATTGGTGGATAGGGCAGGGAAAGAGTGGTCAACCGAGGCCTACATTAGTTTAGTTACTAGGTCAATGAGCAACAAAGTTTCAAATGAAATGCAGTTTTCTCGTATGGATGAGTACGGAGTGGATTTGATAGAGGTTTCAAGCCATTTAGGTGCAAGACCCCGTTGTGCACCATTTCAAGGGAAAATATATAGTCGCAGTGGTACAAGTAAAAAGTACCCTCCGCTGTCTGAAACGAGTTATGGGGAAATTGCTGGGCTTAGAGGTGTTAATTGTGGCCATGTTTTCTATGCATACGTCGAAGGTGTTTCTATAAAACGAAATGAACCTTTCGGAGTTGAAGAAAACGATGAAGCATACAAACAATCGCAAAAACAAAGATACCTAGAACGTCAAATAAGGCATGCTAAAAGAGAGTTAAATATGATGAGTATTTTAGGTGATGAAGAAGGTATCGAAATTGCAAAACAGAAAGTAAGAGAAAGACATGATAGTATGAGAGAGTTTATTCAAGAGACCGGAAGGAATAGAAGACCTGATCGAGAGCAGTTGGGTATTAAAAATCCTAATGTTGGAGGTGGAAAATTTCGCT